A region of the Roseobacter denitrificans OCh 114 genome:
AGGCAAGTGACCCGGCGCGCAAGGCCCATGTAACCCCGGAACACAGCGCCAGCGCGATGAGAGGTTCCGCCAGGAAGGGGCGCGTCAGCACGGCCATCGTCGCGCCCGCAAAGGCGGCGGTCACGTAAAGCTCCCCCTGACGCAAAACCACCGGTACATCATCCAACACCACATCGCGCAAAAGCCCGCCCATGCATCCCGTGATTGTCCCCATCAGGACCACCACCAGTGCGGGCTGATCGAGCGCCAGCGCGACGCCGGTGCCGGCTGACACGGCCACGGCCAGCGCGAAACTGTCCAGCCAGATCAGCGTTTTCAGGCGGCTCTCAAACAAATGCGCGGTGAAAAATACGACCAAGGCGGCGGTGCAGGCCACGCCAATATATGTCGGTTGCGCAATCCAGAAAATCGTCTCCCGGTTCAGCAGCAGGTCCCGCAGCGTGCCGCCGCCCACCGCCGTGAGGCAGGCGATGAAGGCAAAGCCAACGATGTCCAACTGCTGCCTGCTGGCGGCCAGCCCACCGGTCAGGGCAAAAATAAACACGCTCGCATAGTCAAGGAAACCGATCACGCTCATGGTTTGAACGGGGCCATGCCCGCGCGCGCCAATTCGTCCGCGCGTTCGTTTTCCGCATGCCCGGCGTGCCCCTTGACCCATTTCCACGTGACGTCGTGACGTGCGTTGGCCTCATCCAGCCTTTGCCAGAGTTCTGCGTTCGCGACGGGTTTCTTGGCGGCATTTTTCCAGCCGTTTCGCTTCCAGCCATGAATCCAGCCGGTGATGCCATTTTTGACGTAGTTGCTGTCGGTCACGACGGTGATCGTGCTGGCGCGGCTGAGGGATTCCAGCGCGTTGATGGCGGCCAAAAGCTCCATCCGGTTGTTGGTGGTATGTGCCTCACCGCCCTTGAGCGCGCGTTCCTTGACCAGCCTGTCGCCCTCTTTGGCCTGCAGCAAAACGCCCCAGCCGCCGGGGCCCGGGTTGCCCGAACAGGCACCATCCGTATAGGCGAACAACTCAGGCATGGGCGGCCAGTACAATCCAATGGGCATCAACGCCGTCCAGACCCGTGTCGCAGCCTTCGCGGCGATCAAATACCGTGAGCCCCGCCGCCGCCAGCAGGTCGA
Encoded here:
- the rnhA gene encoding ribonuclease HI translates to MPELFAYTDGACSGNPGPGGWGVLLQAKEGDRLVKERALKGGEAHTTNNRMELLAAINALESLSRASTITVVTDSNYVKNGITGWIHGWKRNGWKNAAKKPVANAELWQRLDEANARHDVTWKWVKGHAGHAENERADELARAGMAPFKP
- a CDS encoding trimeric intracellular cation channel family protein — translated: MSVIGFLDYASVFIFALTGGLAASRQQLDIVGFAFIACLTAVGGGTLRDLLLNRETIFWIAQPTYIGVACTAALVVFFTAHLFESRLKTLIWLDSFALAVAVSAGTGVALALDQPALVVVLMGTITGCMGGLLRDVVLDDVPVVLRQGELYVTAAFAGATMAVLTRPFLAEPLIALALCSGVTWALRAGSLAFGWRLPVYKSRPPRQ